A single Meles meles chromosome 20, mMelMel3.1 paternal haplotype, whole genome shotgun sequence DNA region contains:
- the RDH8 gene encoding retinol dehydrogenase 8 — MADAPRTVLISGCSSGIGLELAVQLAHDHRHRYQVVATMRDLGKKGTLEAAAGEALGQTLTVAQLDVCSDESVAQCLSGIQGGEVDVLVNNAGVGLVGPLEGLSLAAMQNVFDTNFFGAVRLVRAVLPGMKRRRKGHIVVVSSVMGLQGVVFNEAYAASKFALEGFFESLAVQLLQFNIFITLVEPGPVVTNFEGKLLEQVSTAEFPDTDPDTLHYFRDFYLPASRELFHSVGQSPQDVAQVIVKVISSTRPPLRRQTNARYTPLIALKTLDPSGSLYVRTTHCLLFRWTRLLNLGLRCLACGCLRFRIWPR; from the exons ATGGCGGACGCGCCCCGGACTGTACTGATCTCAGGCTGCTCCTCGGGAATTGGCCTGGAGCTCGCAGTGCAGCTGGCTCATGACCACAGGCACCGCTACCAAG TGGTGGCCACCATGAGGGACCTGGGAAAGAAGGGGACACTGGAGGCAGCTGCCGGGGAAGCTCTGGGGCAGACCCTCACCGTGGCCCAGCTGGACGTGTGCAGTGACGAGTCAGTGGCCCAGTGTCTCAGCGGCATCCAAGGAGGGGAAGTGGACGTGCTGG TGAATAATGCTGGAGTGGGCCTGGtggggcccctggaggggctcAGCCTAGCTGCCATGCAGAACGTCTTTGATACCAACTTTTTCGGGGCTGTCCGTCTGGTCAGAGCTGTCCTTCCTGGCATGAAGAGAAGGCGAAAGGGCCACATTGTGGTGGTCAGCAGTGTCATGGGGCTGCAGG GTGTGGTGTTCAATGAAGCCTATGCAGCCTCCAAGTTTGCCCTGGAGGGATTCTTCGAAAGTCTGGCTGTCCAGCTGCTGCAGTTCAACATCTT CATCACCCTGGTGGAACCTGGCCCAGTGGTCACTAACTTTGAGGGGAAGCTCCTGGAGCAGGTTTCCACAGCTGAGTTCCCAGACACTGACCCCGACACGTTGCACTACTTCCGGGATTTCTacctccctgcctccagggagCTCTTTCACTCTGTAGGACAGAGCCCACAGGATGTGGCCCAG GTCATTGTCAAGGTCATCAGCTCGACCAGACCACCCCTGCGCCGACAGACCAACGCCCGCTACACCCCACTGATTGCGCTCAAGACTCTGGACCCCTCAGGCAGCCTGTATGTACGCACCACCCACTGCCTGCTCTTCCGCTGGACACGCCTTCTCAACCTTGGCCTTCGATGTCTGGCCTGTGGCTGCCTCCGCTTCCGAATATGGCCCCGGTGA